The Terriglobales bacterium region GGGCAACGGATCGAAATTCCGGCCAAGAACGATCTGTTGGCGCCGGCTGCGGTGACGCCGGTGGGGGCGTCCGGATTGGCTACGCCGCATGGACTCAGCGAGATCCTGGCGACGTTCGGGAACATCTACAACTACATCGCGGCCGACGGAACGCTGAAGGCGGGCTGGGAGTCCAACTACATCGAACGGGCGACGCTGCCCTTCCCCATCCCGCTCTCCTGGGACCTGGCGAGCAAGGTCACACGCATTCAGTGCCACAAAAAGCTGAAGGAGATCTTCGCGGCCGTATTCGAGGAGATCGACACGCAGCGGTTGCGGGGCGAGATCCTGACCTATGGCGGCTGCTACAACTACCGCGCCAAGCGCACCAGCAGCAAGCTCTCGGCGCACTCCTGGGGGATCGCCATCGACCTGAATCCACAGACCAACGCCCAGGGGACGGCGGGCAACATGCATCCCGGGGTGGTGGCGGCGTTCCAGAAGTTCGGCTTCAAGTGGGGCGGCGAATTCCAGGGCGCGAGCCGCGACCCCATGCACTTCCAGTTCTGCACGGGATACTGAAACAAGGACTGAAACAAGGATGGTGCCCGGGGGCAGATTTGAACTGCCACGTCCCTTTCGGGACCCGGGATTTTAAGTCCCGTGCGTCTGCCAGTTTCGCCACCCGGGCAATGAACGCTAGCCAGTTGATTGTACGTTACTTATGTGGTTGCTGCCGCTTCTACTCGTTCCTCGCTTCGAGCGCTGGTGTCACTTCTGGTGTCACTTTGTCGCCTTGGATGGGTAGCTGCGGCGCTCAGTCTCTCGACTGCCGCCTGCTTGTGAGACGGTGCCAGGTGAGCATAGCGGCAGGTCATCGAGATCGTCTTGTGACCCATCAACTCCTGAACCGTACGGAGGTCCACCCCAGCCATCACCAGTCGGCTGGCAAACGTGTGCGGCAGGCAATGCCAGGTGAAATTGCGGCGAGCTGGCATCTAACAGATGACAATGCGGTATGTCCGCCCGACGCCCGAGCATAAACCCGCACGGATCGCGCGGTTTGAGGGATTCGTGCAAGAGGAGCAGACAGCTGCCGGCAGACTGCCAAGAAATTGATCCTAACCGCAGCAATCGATGGTGGCGGCGTTTTTCTGGAATCCAGACGATCAGCCGTTAGTGTGTGACCTTCTCAACTTAGCCCTATGCCTTGCGCGCTTTTGCTTCCTTTTAGCCCTTCTGGCCTCGGCAAGTCCATCCACTGGGCGCTTGGGGGAAGCATGCTGTCGATTGGCTTGCACCTTTGCAGGCACTAAATTGAGCACTGAAAAGTCTACTGGGATTGTGCTCATCTCGTTTCTCCTTAAGAGTGCTCTCCGAGCACGGCGCTGATGGGCTCGTGCTCGTCGCGGTAGCTTCGGTGGTCAGCGAGGGTCAGGCTGCTTCACTTTCTTGGGGCGCCGTTTGTGTTTCTTAAGTCTCCTTCTCGACATGCGAAAATCGTATCCACATGCGCATAGCAATAATGTTCCAAATTGCACACTGGGCGTGAAGGCGTCCGTGCGGGATTCCTTCTCGGTCCTTCGCTTATGCCCAAGATGGGCGCCTGAACCTTTGTGAAACTTCTGGCCAGGCTGGTGTCTCTTGCTGCAGGCTACCCGGCTGGACGAGACGGGGAAGCACACATCGAACCGTGCCCTCTGGGAGTCCACGAAGGCTGTGTCTATAGCACGAAACCACCAGACGTTTTCCCGGAACGGCATCGAAAGGCAGGTTAGCTGTGGAATTCCCGTGTGTAGAACTTCTTGCCGTTCGCCCAAGCCAGAAAGGCGATGCCGTCCCGGAACCTTGCCGCCGCGCTTTTCGCGCGACTCACCGCAGACTCTGACATTCGGAAGCCTGGCGGCGCTGTCCAAAATCGCACAGCTCTGCAATATTCCCCAGGAGTTGCCGAGTGTATTCCCCGCTTGGGTAGCGGGGATGGCGGGAAGCCTGGACGCGGTTCTGCGCCAGGAGGCCTCGGCCGGGATCATTGGAAGCAGGGGGTTAGCGCGTAAACCCGCGGGCCATCTGCTGCCGCTTGCGGACTGGGCGCACCTCGCAATCCTTGCTACACGGTGGCCTTGCGCCACACGTACAGGTACTTCTCATCGGCAGAGGTGGCCACTTCCATCTTCTTCGCCCGGGTGACCCGGTTCAAGGCCGAGCGCACGTTCTGCATCTTCTCCCCGTCCAGGCTACTCAGCGGGACACGGACGGCTGTGTCCGCAGCGGTGCGCTCCAGATCCTCGAGAATCTGGGAGACCAGTTTTCTATGCTTGCCTTGCCGTCCTTGGGGAACGTCCACCTGCGAGATACTGGAGAAGTGAAGGGCCTCCCCGTTGTTTCCGTTCTTCTTCATCGGCGCCTCCGTTACGAAAGCGTATCGCTAAATACTTGTAAATCTATCCTTGTTCGGTCACTATTGTCAAGTAAAATATATGGACGTGACTTTCTCGGCGGGCTAGCGTTACGGTCGGCTTCCACAGCGGAAACCGGTCTGCCCCTACCCTCTCTCTGCCCCCCCCCCCCCCCCCCCCCCCCGGGGGGGGAAAGTTAAAAACAGCGCAAACGCACCGTCTATTCAATCCCCTAAGATTTTCCCCGGATTTCAAAGAATTTCCCCACAGAAAACGTGAGGTGCTAGCCTGCTCTCGTAAGGAGGCAGGGTTTATGCCACCCGTTAGGAATGGCCCGAAAACGTTTGACCCCAAGGCGTTCCTGGCCAGCATTGGCCAGGGCAGGCGGATGCTGGAGTTCCGCAAGAAGGAGAACATCTATGTCCAAGGGGAGCCTGCGAACGCGATCCTTTATCTGCAGAAGGGCAGGGTGAAGCTCACGGTGGTGTCCCAACAGGGCAAGGAAGCGGTCATAGGACTGCTCGGCCCCGGGGACTTCTTTGGCGAGGGGTGCATTGCGGGTCAGCCCCTACGCATGTCTACCGCCCTGGCCATGACCGACTGCTCCGTGGTCAGAATCGAAAAGAAGGCGATGATGCAGGTGCTTCACCAGCAAAGCGCATTCTCCGATCTCTTCGTGGCGTATCTGCTGGCGCGCAACATCCGATACGAAGAAGACCTGGTCGATCAGCTCTTCAATTCGAGCGAGAAACGGCTGGCTCGGATCCTTCTGTTGCTGGCCCGCTTTGGCAAAGAAGGAAAGCCGGAGCCTGTCATCCCCCCCATCACTCAGGAAACCCTGGCCGAGATGGTCGGCACCACCCGCTCGCGCGTCAACTTCTTCATGAACCGGTTCCGAAAGCTGGGATTCATCAAGTACAACGGCGGAATGGAAGTGCATAGTTCGCTGCTCAGTGTGGTTCTGCACGATTGAAGTTGCTGCGCTTTCCCTTTCACGCTGCCGCCGCCCGACGCCCACAGACAAAGCCGGCACCCGCTTAGTATCTGGTCGCCGAGCTCCACCGGTCGGCTCGACAATTCACATCCGGACTCTTGCCGAGCTTCTGGTTGCTGGTCTGCTCCACGAAACCTGAGTGTTCAATATTGGCCTTCATTCTCGCTGAACATGTGTCATGATTCGGCATCATGCACAAGAGACAAGCCGCACTAGAGGTTCCTTGTCCTACGTGTGGAGCAAGCGCTGGACAACAATGTGAGCTAAACTCTGGCGGCATACGCAGCGAATCGCATCGGGACCGCAGGGCAGCCGCCAAAGAGGCCCTTAACCAAGGCGCGGTCAGGAACGCAAGAGCGACCAAGGACTAGGCTCGGTTATCGCCTTCCTGTGCTCTTCATCTGACATTTCGTATCCTTTCACGCGAGAGCAAGTAGGCCGCGAGCAGAGGTTGTTCAGCGCGCGACCGTCGCCGGACAAATAAGGTTGGCAGTGTCTCTATGTGAACAGACATCTGCCTTCGCCACTTCTATGCTTGTGTACGACGGGAAAGTAGCTGGGGGCGCGGGCCGCGACCGCCTGCTCTGGCGATGCGCCGCGCCCCTTGCCGCGAAAACTGAGATTGGTGAGATTGGTGTTGAGGTCGCGCTCGAACAAGTGGCAGGTAAACTGCACAGTCGCTATAAGCCTCTTGTCAAAGCGGCACTTCTCATCCGCCTGCGCAAACAGCAGTAGTTTTCACGGCAGCGGCAGTTCCACGCCACGCGGCTGCATTGCATCACGCCGATCCATCCGCCCATCGTTCGTAGTCACGAACCACTCTCCTTGGCGCAGGCTTCGATGCCCTGCCCTTCCCCGTGACGGTTCCTGGGCTGTTCCAGCTCTCGCAATCGTTCGCTGATTGCCTCACGCGCCAGGACTATCCGCACCCGCATTTTCTGTATATCCAATTCCACCAGAGCAACGATGTCTGGGTCTGCGTACTTTTCGCGTTGGCTGGTAAACATGGGCCCCTCTCGCTTGCGCTTCGATGAAGATTGGTAACCTTACAAACACGCATCCTGACGAGTCTGTTCAATATTGAGCACCTACCGAACCGCGAGCAGCCGATCAGCCCGATCATCACAGCGACAAGAAGGCGCCGATTCCTTTCTAATAGGCCCTCCAGTTCTGCGGCCAGGGAGCGAAAACGCCCTCGACAGGAATGGGTAAATGGGCGGAACCAGATATGAGATTAATGAAGCACAATGATGGTCCCGCCCTTGGCAAACCAATACTCTTAGCAGCCGGATTTCCTTGTCAGTTTAGATACCGAATTAAGGAGTCGGCGGACTGGTCTGCCACAGAACCGCTTGCTCGGCCTTTCAACAAGGAATCCTAGAAGTGCTGACGCCGCCGGTATGTTCAGTTTTGAACAGCTCCCGATTTCCGTTGGATATTGTGCCCGCTGCAAGGACAAGAGCCGGGCGGGGATGAAGGGAAAAGCGCAGCAAATCAATCGTGCAGAACCACCGTCAGCAGCGAACTGTGTGTACTTCTAATGCGCCGTTGATCGATGAATCCCAGCTTTCGGAAACCGGTTTGTGAGCATCAGCCACGTTCAATTGTGAACAGCCTCCCGAATCGTCAAGCGGAATACTTTCATCCCAATCCACAAGAAGGCAAAGGAGCACTCCTATGCGTATGCGATGGATGGTCTTGATCGTCTGTTGGTTCACGCTGGTGATGGCGCCGGTGGCAGCGGCCCAGGGCGGCGCCGCGGATCCTGCCAACCTTTACAAGACGAAGTGCGCTGTTTGTCACGGTGCAGACGCCGCGGGCAAGAGCGCGATGAAGAACACAGACCTGCGCACAACGGAAGTACAGAAACAAACCGACGCACAATTGCAGGAGGCTGTGGCCAACGGCAAAGGCAAGATGCCAGGCTACAAGGACAAGCTCAGCAAGGAACAGATTGCCGGCCTGATCAAGCACATCCGCAGCCTGGGCGGTGCGCCGAAGGCAGCAAGCGCGACCGAGAGCAAGCCCAAGCCCGCCGATGCTGAGAAGGCGGCGAAGACCTCTGAGAAGGCGGCACCGGCAAAGACGTCCGAGAAGCCGGCGGCAGCCAAGATGGAGACGATGCACAAGGAGCACATGGAGGCCATGAAGGCCCAGCTCCACAAGCTGCACGCCGATCTGGACCAGATGAAGGCCAGCGTGGACAACATCAGCGATGCCAGCGAAAAGGCGCGCTGGCAGGCCAATGTGGACATGTGGCAGACCATGGTGGACCATCTCGACCAGATGATGAAGCGCA contains the following coding sequences:
- a CDS encoding Crp/Fnr family transcriptional regulator, with translation MPPVRNGPKTFDPKAFLASIGQGRRMLEFRKKENIYVQGEPANAILYLQKGRVKLTVVSQQGKEAVIGLLGPGDFFGEGCIAGQPLRMSTALAMTDCSVVRIEKKAMMQVLHQQSAFSDLFVAYLLARNIRYEEDLVDQLFNSSEKRLARILLLLARFGKEGKPEPVIPPITQETLAEMVGTTRSRVNFFMNRFRKLGFIKYNGGMEVHSSLLSVVLHD
- a CDS encoding cytochrome c encodes the protein MRWMVLIVCWFTLVMAPVAAAQGGAADPANLYKTKCAVCHGADAAGKSAMKNTDLRTTEVQKQTDAQLQEAVANGKGKMPGYKDKLSKEQIAGLIKHIRSLGGAPKAASATESKPKPADAEKAAKTSEKAAPAKTSEKPAAAKMETMHKEHMEAMKAQLHKLHADLDQMKASVDNISDASEKARWQANVDMWQTMVDHLDQMMKRMEAMPGPGMGGGMMPHHGMGPGQPCAPPPSPPAKPE
- a CDS encoding M15 family metallopeptidase, with translation MQTYTIQSNDTLAKIAARFYNDGSLYRKLAQYNGITNPNRIFLGQRIEIPAKNDLLAPAAVTPVGASGLATPHGLSEILATFGNIYNYIAADGTLKAGWESNYIERATLPFPIPLSWDLASKVTRIQCHKKLKEIFAAVFEEIDTQRLRGEILTYGGCYNYRAKRTSSKLSAHSWGIAIDLNPQTNAQGTAGNMHPGVVAAFQKFGFKWGGEFQGASRDPMHFQFCTGY